A single window of Crassostrea angulata isolate pt1a10 chromosome 8, ASM2561291v2, whole genome shotgun sequence DNA harbors:
- the LOC128158304 gene encoding complement C1q tumor necrosis factor-related protein 3-like, with protein MYAFEPSMDFKTMLPFVAFLCVLLISSSDAEQQKPSSFLSNYSSYKNICHKMGWEPKCRTEATKDCNGKIVAFHAILSKRLHNVPTNTIIKFGKVLVNEGSGYNTTTGKFTAPFDGVYSFSWSYCTDKGTNAYLGGYVDGNLITKISNYAQASTWKNTSGHLVIKLKKGNTFWVQTYYVTAKLIHEEYTFLSGYKLSGC; from the exons ATGTATGCAT TTGAACCCTCGATGGATTTCAAGACAATGCTTCCCTTTGTGGCGTTTTTGTGTGTGCTTCTGATCAGCTCCTCCGATGCCGAACAGCAAAAACCAAGCAGCTTCCTCAGTAACTATTCCAGTTACAAAAACATCTGTCATAAAATGGGCTGGGAACCAAAATGTAGAACTGAGGCTACAAAGG ATTGCAATGGAAAAATTGTTGCCTTCCATGCGATTCTTTCTAAAAGACTTCATAATGTACCTACAAATACCATCATTAAGTTTGGAAAAGTTCTGGTGAACGAAGGAAGTGGATATAACACAACCACGGGTAAATTTACAGCCCCGTTTGATGGCGTCTACTCATTTTCTTGGTCTTATTGTACTGACAAAGGTACTAATGCATACCTTGGTGGATATGTGGATGGCAACTTGATAACCAAAATATCTAATTACGCCCAGGCAAGCACTTGGAAAAACACATCAGGTCATCTCGTCATCAAACTGAAGAAAGGGAATACGTTTTGGGTTCAGACGTATTATGTTACTGCTAAGCTTATACATGAAGAGTACACATTTCTGTCAGGATACAAACTATCTGGTTGTTAA
- the LOC128160197 gene encoding collagen alpha-2(VIII) chain-like, with translation MDFKTMLPFVALLCVLLTSFSDAEQQKPSSFLSNYSSYKNICHKLGWEPKCRTESSKGCNGKTIAFHAILSSTLTNTPANTIIKFGKVLVNEGSGYNPATGRFTAPVDGVYSFSWTYCTPKGSNAYLCGYVDGKLMARISNYAQTNTWKNTAGHFVIRLKKGNQFWVQTFSHTAQHIHGEYTFLSGYKLSGC, from the exons ATGGATTTCAAGACAATGCTTCCCTTTGTGGCGTTATTGTGTGTGCTTCTGACCAGCTTCTCAGATGCCGAACAGCAGAAACCAAGCAGCTTCCTCAGTAACTATTCCAGTTACAAAAACATCTGCCACAAACTAGGATGGGAACCAAAATGTAGAACCGAGTCCTCAAAGg GTTGCAATGGGAAAACAATTGCCTTCCATGCAATTCTATCTTCAACGCTTACAAATACACCTGCAAATACCATCATTAAATTTGGAAAAGTTCTGGTAAACGAAGGAAGTGGATATAACCCAGCCACGGGTAGATTTACAGCCCCGGTGGATGGCGTCTACTCGTTTTCTTGGACCTACTGTACTCCCAAAGGTTCCAATGCATATCTTTGTGGATATGTAGATGGCAAGTTAATGGCCAGAATATCTAATTACGCTCAAACAAACACTTGGAAAAACACCGCGGGTCATTTCGTCATCAGACTGAAGAAAGGGAATCAATTCTGGGTCCAGACGTTCTCTCATACTGCTCAGCATATACATGGAGAGTACACATTTCTGTCAGGATACAAACTATCTGGTTGTTAA
- the LOC128160196 gene encoding S-methylmethionine--homocysteine S-methyltransferase BHMT2-like gives MSRKGLRERLKNGESLVVAEGYIFEFERRGYLKSGSFVPEVVLEHPELVKSLHEEYVRSGSDVVLAFTYYAHREKLKLVNREADLKAMNMKALQIAREVADETGTLMAGNICNTTVYKRDDEDAINKARNMFKEQIEWAVEGRADFIVAETFGEFGEAILALECIKQYGNGLPSVVTMSLPMTLNMHDGIPVDEACRRLEEAGADVVGLNCGRGPETMVEPLKIIRKACKGPIAALPVPYRTNENQVTFFSLTVPGTEKMAFPLDLSSCYCTREEIRKFAEESKSIGVQYVGLCCGNAPHFLREVAAVYEKPAPALKYSPEIEKHFIFGDEKKNDPYYTQTYKKKITQK, from the exons ATGTCCCGAAAAG GTCTTCGAGAAAGGTTGAAGAACGGAGAGTCATTAGTTGTAGCCGAAGGCtacatttttgaatttgaaagaCGTGGCTATCTGAAGTCCGGAAGTTTTGTTCCGGAAGTGGTGCTTGAACATCCGGAACTTGTGAAGTCTTTACACGAAGAGTACGTTCGCTCCGGAAGTGATGTTGTCCTTGCATTTACG tactATGCACACAGAGAGAAACTTAAGTTGGTCAACAGAGAAGCAGACCTAAAAGCAATGAATATGAAGGCTCTTCAAATTGCGCGGGAAGTAGCAGACGAGACTGGTACATTGATGGCGGGAAATATTTGCAACACTACCGTGTACAAAAGGGATGACGAGGATGCAATAAACAAAGCACGGAACATGTTCAAG GAACAAATAGAGTGGGCAGTGGAAGGACGAGCTGACTTCATCGTGGCGGAGACGTTTGGAGAATTCGGAGAGGCAATACTGGCCCTGGAATGCATCAAACAGTATGGAAATG GCTTACCATCAGTAGTTACTATGTCACTTCCTATGACGCTAAATATGCATGATGGGATACCTGTTGATGAAGCTTGCAGACGTTTAGAAGAAGCTGGTGCGGATGTCGTGGGTTTGAATTGCGGACGAGGTCCTGAAACGATGGTCGAACCCCTAAAGATTATCCGCAAAGCTTGCaag gGACCTATTGCAGCCTTACCAGTGCCCTACAGAACAAATGAAAACCAAGTGACCTTCTTCTCACTGACTGTACCGGGCACAG AAAAAATGGCGTTTCCTCTAGACTTGTCTTCCTGTTACTGTACACGAGAGGAAATTCGGAAGTTTGCTGAGGAGAGCAAAAGCATTGGTGTTCAGTACGTCGGCCTTTGTTGTGGTAATGCACCACACTTCCTGAGAGAGGTTGCGGCAGTGTATGAGAAGCCAGCGCCCGCCCTGAAGTACTCTCCTGAAATAGAAAAGCATTTCATCTTCGGAGACGAAAAGAAGAACGACCCTTACTACACACAGActtacaagaaaaaaatcaccCAGAAATAA